A DNA window from Ornithodoros turicata isolate Travis chromosome 10, ASM3712646v1, whole genome shotgun sequence contains the following coding sequences:
- the LOC135370738 gene encoding signal peptidase complex subunit 1-like has protein sequence MIEIPFLKSLPSHMDFEGQRRAEKIFQIVTITFAVIGLIWGYAVQQFSYTVITLGAGFVLSCLLTLPPWPFYRRKPLAWQKVREESASSSKPSSTKKKTK, from the exons ATGATTGAAATACCGTTCCTAAAATCTCTTCCTAGTCATATG GACTTTGAAGGCCAGAGGAGAGCAGAGAAAATTTTTCAGATAGTCACAATCACATTTGCT GTCATTGGTCTGATCTGGGGTTATGCAGTACAGCAATTCTCCTACACAGTGATCACGCTTGGAGCTGGCTTCGTGTTGTCGTGCTTG CTTACACTTCCGCCATGGCCATTCTACCGACGGAAGCCTCTGGCATGGCAGAAAGTGCGGGAAGAAAGCGCCTCCTCTTCAAAGCCATCCTCGACGAAGAAAAAGACCAAGTGA